The Helicobacter mustelae genome has a segment encoding these proteins:
- a CDS encoding D-alanine--D-alanine ligase produces MTLCILFGGASWEHEISIVSAITLKNVLKQENLLFIFLDEEHRFYHIQSHQMQADFFAQKKHKSQKPLHLDRRGFFTSGFFGKNPLEFDILLNLVHGADGEDGTLAGLLDFYHIPYIGPRVEASVLSFNKLYTKIFAKERGIPTLPFVHLTQHQEQKIPLDFPLIIKPARLGSSIGISIAKDPQSLNFALDQAFEYDSSVLVEPFFSGIKEYNLAGCKIQGDFVFSLIEEPGKKEFLDFEDKYLDFSRDSKIENANLSAQNVTKMQKHFEALYENCFEGALIRCDFFIHEDKIYINEINPIPGSMANYLFEDFEKTLISLCTSLPKKKPIFVDYQYIKKIQKAK; encoded by the coding sequence ATGACTCTTTGTATCTTATTTGGTGGGGCAAGCTGGGAGCATGAGATCAGCATTGTCAGTGCTATCACACTCAAAAATGTCCTAAAACAAGAAAATCTACTCTTCATCTTCCTAGATGAGGAACATCGATTCTACCACATACAATCCCATCAAATGCAAGCAGATTTCTTTGCTCAAAAAAAACACAAATCCCAAAAGCCCCTACATCTTGATAGGAGAGGATTTTTTACCTCTGGTTTTTTTGGCAAAAACCCATTAGAGTTTGACATCCTACTCAATCTAGTACATGGAGCTGATGGAGAGGATGGCACGCTTGCAGGATTGCTTGATTTTTATCATATCCCCTACATCGGGCCTAGAGTGGAGGCCAGTGTCCTGAGTTTCAATAAGCTCTATACAAAAATTTTTGCAAAAGAGCGTGGCATCCCCACTCTGCCATTTGTCCATCTCACACAGCATCAAGAGCAAAAGATCCCCCTAGACTTCCCTCTCATCATCAAGCCTGCAAGACTAGGAAGCTCTATTGGCATCAGCATAGCAAAAGATCCCCAAAGCCTAAATTTTGCTCTCGATCAGGCTTTTGAATATGACTCAAGCGTGTTGGTCGAGCCTTTTTTCAGCGGCATCAAAGAATACAATCTCGCTGGCTGCAAGATCCAGGGGGATTTTGTTTTTTCCCTCATCGAGGAGCCTGGCAAAAAAGAATTTTTAGATTTTGAAGACAAATATTTGGATTTTTCGCGCGACTCCAAGATAGAGAATGCCAATCTCTCCGCGCAAAATGTCACCAAAATGCAGAAGCATTTTGAAGCTCTTTATGAAAATTGCTTTGAGGGCGCATTGATTCGCTGTGATTTTTTCATCCATGAGGACAAAATCTACATCAACGAAATCAATCCCATCCCTGGCAGCATGGCAAACTATCTCTTTGAAGATTTTGAAAAAACCCTAATATCACTTTGCACCAGTCTCCCCAAAAAGAAACCTATTTTTGTTGATTATCAATACATCAAAAAAATCCAAAAAGCAAAATAA